In Procambarus clarkii isolate CNS0578487 chromosome 25, FALCON_Pclarkii_2.0, whole genome shotgun sequence, the following proteins share a genomic window:
- the LOC123756457 gene encoding uncharacterized protein isoform X1, whose amino-acid sequence MSRPSCSLFTEMKVILVVLLLTQLELFVRCGSRELDCREVELMEQMPLNLSRYMNGTHEVLDIELGVRPRANNSIWNLNFTFNREDDQIAFVRIYHRTENVGENNTLEIQCFNNTPARTIISWSDGHSFGISRFFKLQITSNQQLLVHDTTGDQVEKLLSEFCEVDLGAINLTVESTPPGQLILILSCVSDVSSICKSWKCIMTTASLVSVLLVSAGVVWIVSRRRIAKILSHKRLTMAEYSHEETGQNAPLQEEPQPPKPQQRKPVPSPRTVFLHRRERAAAALSTSSISSKFSFGSTTTMPSSVVLPATVPSVPTSPSFSVGSVGTLPEFSLNSPNLDTHEVTTGTHSCQVSPVPQPDTPPAEAATLRHASTLQQQHTGDSEEHVYERATYLFDI is encoded by the exons ATGTCCCGTCCTTCATGCTCATTGTTTACTG AGATGAAGGTAattctggtggtgttgttgctgacaCAACTTGAGCTCTTCGTAAGGTGTGGCTCGAGGGAGTTAG ATTGCCGGGAGGTGGAACTGATGGAACAAATGCCCCTCAACCTCTCTCGCTACATGAATGGGACGCACGAGGTCCTGGACATCGAGCTTGGCGTCCGTCCTCGGGCTAATAATTCAATTTGGAACCTCAATTTTACCTTCAACAGAGAAGACGACCAGATAGCCTTCGTCCGCATCTACCACAGAACAGAGAATGTTGGCGAAAACAACACTTTGGAAATACAGTGTTTCAACAATACCCCTGCGAGAACAATCATCTCCTGGAGCGACGGCCATTCCTTTGGAATATCTCGGTTCTTCAAGCTTCAG ATCACGTCAAATCAACAACTTCTGGTCCACGATACAACTGGAGATCAAGTGGAAAAATTGTTATCAGAATTTTGTGAAGTTGATCTTGGCGCCATCAACCTGACAGTTGAGAGTACCCCGCCTGGTCAACTCATACTCATCCTATCCTGCGTCAGTG ATGTTTCCAGCATCTGCAAGAGCTGGAAGTGTATTATGACCACCGCATCCTTGGTGAGTGTGCTGCTGGTATCGGCGGGTGTGGTGTGGATAGTAAGCAGGAGGAGGATCGCCAAGATACTGAGTCACAAAAGGCTGACCATGGCTGAGTATTCTCACGAAGAAACAGGCCAAAACGCGCCCCTGCAGGAGGAACCGCAGCCTCCCAAGCCCCAACAGAGGAAGCCAGTGCCCTCCCCGCGCACTGTCTTCCTACACAGACGTGAACGAGCTGCGGCTGCCCTCTCCACCTCATCCATCTCATCTAAATTTTCTTttggcagtaccaccaccatgccCAGCTCAGTGGTCCTGCCAGCTACGGTCCCATCCGTGCCTACCAGCCCATCGTTCTCCGTCGGGAGCGTTGGCACACTGCCTGAATTTTCCCTGAACTCACCGAACCTCGACACGCACGAGGTCACGACGGGCACCCACAGCTGCCAGGTTTCCCCAGTGCCCCAACCGGACACTCCCCCTGCTGAAGCAGCAACCCTCAGGCACGCCTCAACACTGCAACAGCAGCACACGGGAGACAGCGAGGAACATGTTTACGAGCGAGCAACCTATCTTTTCGACATCTAG
- the LOC123756457 gene encoding uncharacterized protein isoform X2, protein MSRPSCSLFTDCREVELMEQMPLNLSRYMNGTHEVLDIELGVRPRANNSIWNLNFTFNREDDQIAFVRIYHRTENVGENNTLEIQCFNNTPARTIISWSDGHSFGISRFFKLQITSNQQLLVHDTTGDQVEKLLSEFCEVDLGAINLTVESTPPGQLILILSCVSDVSSICKSWKCIMTTASLVSVLLVSAGVVWIVSRRRIAKILSHKRLTMAEYSHEETGQNAPLQEEPQPPKPQQRKPVPSPRTVFLHRRERAAAALSTSSISSKFSFGSTTTMPSSVVLPATVPSVPTSPSFSVGSVGTLPEFSLNSPNLDTHEVTTGTHSCQVSPVPQPDTPPAEAATLRHASTLQQQHTGDSEEHVYERATYLFDI, encoded by the exons ATGTCCCGTCCTTCATGCTCATTGTTTACTG ATTGCCGGGAGGTGGAACTGATGGAACAAATGCCCCTCAACCTCTCTCGCTACATGAATGGGACGCACGAGGTCCTGGACATCGAGCTTGGCGTCCGTCCTCGGGCTAATAATTCAATTTGGAACCTCAATTTTACCTTCAACAGAGAAGACGACCAGATAGCCTTCGTCCGCATCTACCACAGAACAGAGAATGTTGGCGAAAACAACACTTTGGAAATACAGTGTTTCAACAATACCCCTGCGAGAACAATCATCTCCTGGAGCGACGGCCATTCCTTTGGAATATCTCGGTTCTTCAAGCTTCAG ATCACGTCAAATCAACAACTTCTGGTCCACGATACAACTGGAGATCAAGTGGAAAAATTGTTATCAGAATTTTGTGAAGTTGATCTTGGCGCCATCAACCTGACAGTTGAGAGTACCCCGCCTGGTCAACTCATACTCATCCTATCCTGCGTCAGTG ATGTTTCCAGCATCTGCAAGAGCTGGAAGTGTATTATGACCACCGCATCCTTGGTGAGTGTGCTGCTGGTATCGGCGGGTGTGGTGTGGATAGTAAGCAGGAGGAGGATCGCCAAGATACTGAGTCACAAAAGGCTGACCATGGCTGAGTATTCTCACGAAGAAACAGGCCAAAACGCGCCCCTGCAGGAGGAACCGCAGCCTCCCAAGCCCCAACAGAGGAAGCCAGTGCCCTCCCCGCGCACTGTCTTCCTACACAGACGTGAACGAGCTGCGGCTGCCCTCTCCACCTCATCCATCTCATCTAAATTTTCTTttggcagtaccaccaccatgccCAGCTCAGTGGTCCTGCCAGCTACGGTCCCATCCGTGCCTACCAGCCCATCGTTCTCCGTCGGGAGCGTTGGCACACTGCCTGAATTTTCCCTGAACTCACCGAACCTCGACACGCACGAGGTCACGACGGGCACCCACAGCTGCCAGGTTTCCCCAGTGCCCCAACCGGACACTCCCCCTGCTGAAGCAGCAACCCTCAGGCACGCCTCAACACTGCAACAGCAGCACACGGGAGACAGCGAGGAACATGTTTACGAGCGAGCAACCTATCTTTTCGACATCTAG